The following are encoded together in the Pungitius pungitius chromosome 7, fPunPun2.1, whole genome shotgun sequence genome:
- the ptbp1b gene encoding polypyrimidine tract-binding protein 1b isoform X2 has product MSTTANGNDSKKFKGDIRGPGVPSRVIHIRKLPNDISEGEVISLGLPFGDITNLLMLKAKNQAFLEMNSEEAAQNMVGYYSTVMPIIRNHLVYVQFSNHKELKTDNSPNQERAQAALRALTSHVDPTMVAPSSVLRVVVENLVYPVTLDALCQIFSKFGTVLRIIVFTKNSQFQALLQYAEGASAQSAKLSLDAQNIYNGCCTLRISFSKLTTLNVKYNNEKSRDFTRPDLPSGDSQPSMEHPAMATAFTPGIISAGPYGGATHGFPPAFTLQPAMSSHYPGLVPAMPGALASLSLPGATRLGFHHMSAGVSVLLVSNLNPERVTPHCLFILFGVYGDVMRVKILFNKKENALVQMSDCTQAQLAMSHLSGQQLHGKSLRITPSKHTSVQLPREGHEDQGLTKDYSNSPLHRFKKPGSKNYSNIFPPSATLHLSNIPPSVVEDDLKMLFSTSGAMVKAFKFFQKDHKMALIQMGSVEEALEALIEFHNHDLGENHHLRVSFSKSSI; this is encoded by the exons ATGAGCACCACAG CCAATGGAAACGACAGTAAGAAGTTCAAAGGTGACATAAGAGGTCCCGGGGTGCCGTCCAGGGTCATCCACATCCGCAAGCTCCCCAACGACATCTCAGAGGGCGAGGTGATCAGCCTCGGCCTGCCGTTCGGGGACATCACCAACCTGCTGATGCTCAAAGCCAAAAACCAG GCCTTCTTGGAGATGAACTCGGAGGAAGCTGCTCAGAACATGGTGGGTTATTACTCCACAGTGATGCCCATCATCAGGAACCATCTGGTCTACGTCCAATTCTCCAATCACAAGGAGCTCAAGACGGACAACTCTCCCAACCAGGAG AGGGCCCAGGCCGCTCTCCGGGCCCTCACTTCTCACGTGGACCCAACTATGGTGGCTCCGAGCTCCGTGCtgagggtggtggtggagaacCTGGTGTATCCCGTCACCTTGGACGCGCTCTGCCAG ATCTTCTCAAAGTTCGGCACGGTGCTGAGGATCATCGTCTTCACCAAGAACAGTCAGTTCCAGGCTCTGCTGCAGTACGCCGAGGGAGCCTCCGCCCAGTCCGCCAAGCTG TCTCTGGACGCTCAGAACATCTACAACGGCTGCTGCACTCTGAGGATCAGCTTCTCCAAACTCACCACCCTCAACGTCAAGTACAACAACGAGAAGAGCCGCGACTTCACCCGACCCGACCTGCCCTCCGGGGACAGCCAGCCCAGCATGGAGCACCCGGCCATGGCCACCGCCTTCA CTCCAGGTATCATCTCAGCTGGGCCGTACGGCGGAGCGACGCATGGCTTCCCGCCGGCCTTCACCCTCCAACCGGCAA TGTCCTCTCACTATCCAGGCCTGGTCCCCGCTATGCCCGGGGCCCTGGCCTCCCTGTCCCTCCCCGGGGCCACAAGGCTGGGGTTCCACCACATGTCCGCTGGAGTCTCTGTCCTGCTGGTCAGCAACCTGAACCCTGAG AGAGTTACGCCCCACTGCCTCTTTATTCTCTTCG GTGTTTATGGCGACGTGATGAGAGTCAAGATTCTGTTCAACAAGAAGGAGAACGCTCTGGTCCAGATGTCGGACTGCACACAGGCTCAGCTAG CCATGAGCCACCTGAGCGGACAGCAGCTGCACGGGAAGTCTCTGCGCATCACGCCGTCCAAACACACCAGCGTCCAGCTGCCCCGGGAAGGCCACGAGGACCAGGGCCTGACCAAGGACTACAGCAACTCCCCCCTGCACCGCTTCAAGAAGCCCGGCTCCAAGAACTACTCCAACATCTTCCCGCCTTCGGCCACCTTGCACCTCTCCAACATCCc CCCGTCCGTGGTCGAGGACGACCTCAAGATGCTGTTCTCCACCTCCGGAGCCATGGTCAAGGCCTTCAAGTTCTTCCA GAAGGACCACAAGATGGCTCTGATCCAGATGGGCTCGGTGGAGGAGGCGCTCGAGGCCCTCATCGAGTTCCACAACCACGACCTGGGGGAGAACCACCACCTGCGGGTCTCCTTCTCCAAGTCCTCCATCTGA
- the ptbp1b gene encoding polypyrimidine tract-binding protein 1b isoform X1, translated as MDGSVHQDLTVGTKRGSEETFPSVSIGPYIMSTTANGNDSKKFKGDIRGPGVPSRVIHIRKLPNDISEGEVISLGLPFGDITNLLMLKAKNQAFLEMNSEEAAQNMVGYYSTVMPIIRNHLVYVQFSNHKELKTDNSPNQERAQAALRALTSHVDPTMVAPSSVLRVVVENLVYPVTLDALCQIFSKFGTVLRIIVFTKNSQFQALLQYAEGASAQSAKLSLDAQNIYNGCCTLRISFSKLTTLNVKYNNEKSRDFTRPDLPSGDSQPSMEHPAMATAFTPGIISAGPYGGATHGFPPAFTLQPAMSSHYPGLVPAMPGALASLSLPGATRLGFHHMSAGVSVLLVSNLNPERVTPHCLFILFGVYGDVMRVKILFNKKENALVQMSDCTQAQLAMSHLSGQQLHGKSLRITPSKHTSVQLPREGHEDQGLTKDYSNSPLHRFKKPGSKNYSNIFPPSATLHLSNIPPSVVEDDLKMLFSTSGAMVKAFKFFQKDHKMALIQMGSVEEALEALIEFHNHDLGENHHLRVSFSKSSI; from the exons ATGGACGG CAGTGTCCACCAAGATTTAACAGTTGGTACTAAG aGAGGATCTGAAGAGACTTTCCCCAGCGTCTCCATCGGCCCGTATATCATGAGCACCACAG CCAATGGAAACGACAGTAAGAAGTTCAAAGGTGACATAAGAGGTCCCGGGGTGCCGTCCAGGGTCATCCACATCCGCAAGCTCCCCAACGACATCTCAGAGGGCGAGGTGATCAGCCTCGGCCTGCCGTTCGGGGACATCACCAACCTGCTGATGCTCAAAGCCAAAAACCAG GCCTTCTTGGAGATGAACTCGGAGGAAGCTGCTCAGAACATGGTGGGTTATTACTCCACAGTGATGCCCATCATCAGGAACCATCTGGTCTACGTCCAATTCTCCAATCACAAGGAGCTCAAGACGGACAACTCTCCCAACCAGGAG AGGGCCCAGGCCGCTCTCCGGGCCCTCACTTCTCACGTGGACCCAACTATGGTGGCTCCGAGCTCCGTGCtgagggtggtggtggagaacCTGGTGTATCCCGTCACCTTGGACGCGCTCTGCCAG ATCTTCTCAAAGTTCGGCACGGTGCTGAGGATCATCGTCTTCACCAAGAACAGTCAGTTCCAGGCTCTGCTGCAGTACGCCGAGGGAGCCTCCGCCCAGTCCGCCAAGCTG TCTCTGGACGCTCAGAACATCTACAACGGCTGCTGCACTCTGAGGATCAGCTTCTCCAAACTCACCACCCTCAACGTCAAGTACAACAACGAGAAGAGCCGCGACTTCACCCGACCCGACCTGCCCTCCGGGGACAGCCAGCCCAGCATGGAGCACCCGGCCATGGCCACCGCCTTCA CTCCAGGTATCATCTCAGCTGGGCCGTACGGCGGAGCGACGCATGGCTTCCCGCCGGCCTTCACCCTCCAACCGGCAA TGTCCTCTCACTATCCAGGCCTGGTCCCCGCTATGCCCGGGGCCCTGGCCTCCCTGTCCCTCCCCGGGGCCACAAGGCTGGGGTTCCACCACATGTCCGCTGGAGTCTCTGTCCTGCTGGTCAGCAACCTGAACCCTGAG AGAGTTACGCCCCACTGCCTCTTTATTCTCTTCG GTGTTTATGGCGACGTGATGAGAGTCAAGATTCTGTTCAACAAGAAGGAGAACGCTCTGGTCCAGATGTCGGACTGCACACAGGCTCAGCTAG CCATGAGCCACCTGAGCGGACAGCAGCTGCACGGGAAGTCTCTGCGCATCACGCCGTCCAAACACACCAGCGTCCAGCTGCCCCGGGAAGGCCACGAGGACCAGGGCCTGACCAAGGACTACAGCAACTCCCCCCTGCACCGCTTCAAGAAGCCCGGCTCCAAGAACTACTCCAACATCTTCCCGCCTTCGGCCACCTTGCACCTCTCCAACATCCc CCCGTCCGTGGTCGAGGACGACCTCAAGATGCTGTTCTCCACCTCCGGAGCCATGGTCAAGGCCTTCAAGTTCTTCCA GAAGGACCACAAGATGGCTCTGATCCAGATGGGCTCGGTGGAGGAGGCGCTCGAGGCCCTCATCGAGTTCCACAACCACGACCTGGGGGAGAACCACCACCTGCGGGTCTCCTTCTCCAAGTCCTCCATCTGA